A portion of the Streptomyces erythrochromogenes genome contains these proteins:
- a CDS encoding MMPL family transporter, giving the protein MATFLYKVGRFAFRRRGLVALLWVAVLVGVGFAASTAPAPPADTFSMPGTESQKAFDLLKEKFPAMSVDGATARVVVRTPGGEKLSDPAQKAKVETLVGALSKAPDVVSASDPFKTDAISQDGTTAYAVATYKLTALKLTDEAHDGLDKALEDARATGLVVEAGGDAVKVDGAPGGGAEGIGILVSAIVLVLTFGSMIAAGMPLLTAILGVAIGGAAITALGSTLGLSSTTSTLALMIGLAVGIDYALFIVSRYRSEMAEGRERQDAAGRAVGTAGSAVVFAGLTVIVALAGLTVVNIPMLTKMGLAAAGTVAVAVLIAVTFVPALLGFAPIKVMPRRDRKQYNGKPLTERQQRKADKRAAKGHKPNLGTRWARFVVRRPLVVLLFGVVGLGAVAVPAASLQLGLPGEGTMAPETTQRKAYDMLSESFGAGFNGPLMVTVQAKDAATAAAGVGKELAKIEGVATVTPATPNDKGDTAVLTVIPKTGPTETATEDLVGHIRGAAGTLGAGNGGAEILVTGQTALFIDFSQTLDDAMLPYLGLVVGLAFLLLVLVFRSLLVPLKAALGFLLSVSAALGAVVAVFQWGWLGDFFGVEHPGPIMSTLPIFMIGVVFGLAMDYEVFLVTRMREAYVHGAQPKDAVITGFRYGGRVVGAAAIIMVSVFSGFIMEDNVFVKMVGFSLAIAVLFDAFVVRMALVPALFALLGRSAWWLPRWLDRVLPNMDVEGEKLSRTAPAVPAQQRREQESGALR; this is encoded by the coding sequence ATGGCTACCTTCCTTTACAAAGTGGGACGATTCGCCTTCCGGCGACGCGGTCTGGTCGCACTGTTGTGGGTCGCCGTCCTGGTCGGGGTCGGTTTCGCGGCCTCCACCGCGCCGGCTCCGCCCGCCGACACGTTCTCGATGCCGGGTACGGAGTCCCAGAAGGCCTTCGACCTGCTGAAGGAGAAGTTCCCGGCCATGAGCGTGGACGGCGCCACCGCCCGCGTGGTGGTCCGTACGCCCGGCGGCGAGAAGCTCTCCGACCCCGCCCAGAAGGCCAAGGTCGAGACCCTCGTCGGGGCCCTCTCCAAGGCACCGGACGTGGTCTCCGCGTCCGACCCCTTCAAGACCGACGCCATCAGCCAGGACGGCACCACGGCCTACGCCGTCGCCACCTACAAGCTGACCGCGCTCAAGCTGACCGACGAGGCCCACGACGGCCTCGACAAGGCGCTCGAGGACGCCCGGGCGACCGGTCTCGTCGTCGAGGCCGGCGGCGACGCCGTCAAGGTCGACGGAGCGCCGGGCGGCGGAGCCGAAGGCATCGGCATCCTCGTCTCCGCGATCGTCCTGGTCCTCACCTTCGGCTCGATGATCGCCGCCGGCATGCCCCTGCTCACGGCCATCCTCGGCGTCGCCATCGGTGGCGCGGCCATCACCGCACTCGGCAGCACCCTCGGCCTGTCCAGCACGACGTCCACCCTCGCGCTGATGATCGGCCTCGCGGTGGGCATCGACTACGCCCTCTTCATCGTCTCCCGCTACCGCTCCGAGATGGCCGAAGGCCGTGAGCGCCAGGACGCCGCGGGTCGGGCCGTCGGCACGGCCGGCTCCGCCGTCGTCTTCGCCGGCCTCACCGTCATCGTCGCCCTCGCCGGCCTCACCGTGGTGAACATCCCGATGCTCACCAAGATGGGCCTCGCCGCCGCCGGCACGGTCGCCGTCGCCGTCCTCATCGCGGTCACCTTCGTCCCGGCCCTCCTCGGCTTCGCACCGATCAAGGTCATGCCCCGCCGGGACCGCAAGCAGTACAACGGCAAGCCGCTGACCGAGCGCCAGCAGCGCAAGGCCGACAAGCGCGCCGCCAAGGGCCACAAGCCGAACCTGGGCACCCGCTGGGCGCGGTTCGTCGTCCGCCGCCCGCTCGTCGTCCTCCTCTTCGGCGTCGTCGGCCTCGGCGCCGTCGCGGTGCCGGCCGCGAGCCTCCAGCTCGGCCTGCCCGGCGAGGGCACCATGGCGCCGGAGACCACCCAGCGCAAGGCCTACGACATGCTGTCCGAGTCCTTCGGCGCCGGGTTCAACGGACCGCTGATGGTCACCGTCCAGGCCAAGGACGCGGCGACCGCCGCCGCCGGCGTGGGCAAGGAGCTCGCCAAGATCGAGGGCGTCGCCACCGTCACCCCCGCCACGCCCAACGACAAGGGCGACACCGCCGTCCTCACCGTCATCCCGAAGACCGGACCCACCGAGACCGCGACCGAGGACCTGGTCGGCCACATCCGCGGCGCCGCGGGCACCCTCGGGGCGGGCAACGGCGGCGCCGAGATCCTGGTGACCGGTCAGACCGCCCTGTTCATCGACTTCTCCCAGACCCTCGACGACGCGATGCTGCCCTACCTGGGCCTGGTCGTCGGGCTCGCCTTCCTCCTGCTGGTCCTGGTCTTCCGCTCGCTGCTCGTCCCGCTCAAGGCGGCCCTCGGCTTCCTGCTCTCCGTGAGCGCGGCCCTCGGCGCGGTCGTGGCCGTCTTCCAGTGGGGCTGGCTCGGGGACTTCTTCGGCGTCGAACACCCCGGCCCGATCATGAGCACGCTGCCGATCTTCATGATCGGTGTGGTGTTCGGCCTCGCGATGGACTACGAAGTCTTCCTCGTGACCCGCATGCGGGAGGCCTACGTCCACGGGGCGCAGCCCAAGGACGCGGTGATCACCGGATTCCGCTACGGCGGCCGGGTGGTCGGCGCCGCCGCGATCATCATGGTCAGCGTCTTCTCCGGCTTCATCATGGAGGACAACGTCTTCGTCAAGATGGTCGGCTTCAGCCTCGCCATCGCCGTCCTCTTCGACGCCTTCGTGGTCCGCATGGCCCTCGTGCCCGCCCTGTTCGCCCTGCTCGGCCGCTCCGCCTGGTGGCTGCCCCGCTGGCTCGACCGGGTGCTGCCCAACATGGACGTCGAGGGCGAGAAGCTGAGCCGCACCGCCCCCGCCGTGCCCGCCCAGCAGCGCCGTGAGCAGGAGTCCGGCGCCCTGCGCTGA
- the argB gene encoding acetylglutamate kinase — protein MMPSRWSALEKARSVCEALPWLTRHQNRTVVIKLGGHAMADERLTAAFARDVVFLRYAGLRPVVVHGGGPQIGAELERRGLASEFKAGLRVTSAPAMDVVRMVLAGQVQRELVGLINANGPLAVGMTGEDADTLTAVRHVPWVDGEPVDIGRVGDITRVDTGAIEALLADGRIPVVSSVARSAEDGHVYNVNADTAAAALATALRAQALVMLTDVEGLYAGWPAGGEVIARLTARELEKLLPELADGMVPKMTGCLHAVRGGVGTARVIDGRVPHAVLLEMFTDEGVGTVIVPDPDPDPDLDPEPGPGEPGPGEPGPGRAEARP, from the coding sequence ATGATGCCCAGTCGGTGGTCCGCCCTGGAGAAGGCGCGGTCCGTCTGCGAGGCGCTGCCTTGGCTGACCCGCCACCAGAACCGCACCGTCGTCATCAAGCTGGGCGGGCACGCCATGGCCGACGAGCGGCTGACCGCCGCCTTCGCCCGCGACGTCGTCTTCCTGCGCTACGCCGGGCTGAGGCCCGTGGTCGTCCACGGCGGCGGCCCGCAGATCGGCGCCGAGCTCGAACGACGGGGCCTTGCCAGCGAGTTCAAGGCGGGCCTGCGGGTCACCTCGGCCCCCGCGATGGACGTGGTCCGGATGGTGCTCGCGGGGCAGGTCCAGCGCGAGCTCGTCGGACTGATCAACGCGAACGGCCCGCTGGCCGTCGGAATGACCGGCGAGGACGCGGACACCCTCACTGCGGTCCGGCACGTCCCGTGGGTCGACGGCGAGCCGGTGGACATCGGCCGGGTCGGCGACATCACCCGGGTGGACACCGGAGCCATCGAGGCGCTCCTCGCGGACGGTCGCATCCCGGTCGTCTCCTCCGTCGCCCGCAGCGCCGAGGACGGCCACGTCTACAACGTCAACGCCGATACGGCGGCGGCCGCGCTGGCCACTGCCCTGCGCGCGCAGGCGCTCGTAATGCTCACCGACGTCGAGGGCCTGTACGCGGGCTGGCCGGCCGGCGGCGAGGTCATCGCCCGGCTCACCGCACGCGAGCTGGAGAAGCTGCTGCCGGAGCTCGCCGACGGGATGGTCCCCAAGATGACCGGCTGCCTGCACGCCGTGCGGGGCGGCGTCGGCACCGCACGCGTGATCGACGGGCGGGTCCCGCACGCGGTCCTGCTGGAGATGTTCACGGACGAGGGCGTCGGCACGGTGATCGTGCCGGATCCCGACCCGGACCCGGACCTCGACCCGGAGCCGGGGCCCGGCGAGCCGGGGCCCGGCGAGCCGGGGCCGGGCCGGGCGGAGGCGCGGCCGTGA
- a CDS encoding asparaginase — MGRIVVISTGGTIASRWQGSGFAADADGNEVIATAPLPEGMTVEVIDLFSVNSPRLTTAHQLTLLRTVHEVLADPGVDGIVVTHGTDTLEESAFLVDLHHHDPRPVVFTGSQRPMGTADGDGPGNLYDALLTAATTRGLGVLIAFAGRVHAARGTVKTQAVALDAFADPSKELLGKIGFGKVTVLRTPQRPAALPLPAMPELPPRVDVVMHHADADPVLLNASVGAGARGIVLIGTGAGNATPEIVEAVRAAVARGVLVALTTRVMAGPVTEIYTHGGAVDLVAAGAVPTGTLRAGQARIAVLSALLATDDTAEQARILRDSLTPEGPVLVEA, encoded by the coding sequence ATGGGACGGATCGTCGTCATCAGCACCGGCGGCACGATAGCCAGCCGCTGGCAGGGCTCCGGCTTCGCGGCGGACGCCGACGGCAACGAGGTCATCGCCACGGCGCCACTGCCCGAGGGCATGACCGTCGAGGTCATCGACCTGTTCAGCGTGAACAGCCCCCGGCTCACCACGGCCCACCAGCTCACCCTCCTGCGCACCGTGCACGAGGTGCTCGCGGACCCCGGCGTCGACGGCATCGTCGTCACCCACGGCACCGACACCCTGGAGGAGTCGGCGTTCCTCGTCGACCTCCACCACCACGACCCGCGCCCCGTGGTCTTCACCGGCTCGCAGCGGCCCATGGGCACCGCCGACGGCGACGGACCGGGCAACCTGTACGACGCACTGCTCACCGCCGCCACCACCCGCGGGCTCGGCGTCCTGATCGCCTTCGCCGGACGCGTGCACGCCGCACGCGGCACCGTGAAGACGCAGGCCGTGGCCCTGGACGCGTTCGCGGACCCCTCCAAGGAACTGCTCGGGAAGATCGGCTTCGGCAAGGTCACCGTCCTGCGCACCCCCCAGCGCCCGGCCGCGCTCCCGCTGCCCGCGATGCCCGAACTCCCGCCGCGCGTGGACGTGGTGATGCACCACGCCGACGCCGACCCGGTGCTCCTGAACGCCTCCGTCGGGGCCGGCGCCCGCGGCATCGTCCTCATCGGGACCGGCGCGGGCAACGCCACCCCGGAGATCGTCGAAGCGGTCCGCGCCGCCGTCGCGCGCGGGGTGCTGGTGGCCCTGACCACCCGGGTCATGGCCGGGCCGGTCACCGAGATCTACACGCACGGCGGCGCGGTGGACCTCGTCGCCGCCGGCGCCGTCCCCACGGGCACCCTCCGCGCCGGCCAGGCCCGCATCGCGGTCCTCTCCGCCCTCCTCGCCACCGACGACACCGCGGAACAGGCCCGCATCCTCCGCGACTCCCTGACCCCGGAGGGCCCGGTACTCGTCGAGGCGTAA
- a CDS encoding NACHT domain-containing protein has product MEPGTIGIRLASAAVGPLIKRLFVSEGGGAGLVDRPIRISGYVSFTGEKRSLTDSDLHDLAAKLVKQALRTGERPVLRDEELAVIDALATTLYALGDLTMTDLDAVGLGSADFARELRRAAGRPEKHLSADATYFYERLVEAACVHVLQFFTQRSTFVAHALVQQTRRLAELTAKVDELIRRAPLPGAEDTAFEQQYLPYVENKHSKLTIYGIDLINSPARWPLGVAYLSLEVTSQPRYGRTRTAQPASDGAGPGEPDADLDVIAAESIARHEARERLSGTAWEPRTGPLATHAVDLVEQGASHLRKLFRTLAPQAADQALAGSTRVLLRGEAGSGKTTLVQWLAVTAARQDLTPQTEYLDDRIPFVLPLRTLTRHGERLPAPADFLAASGCPLGAEQPAGWAHRILTAGRGLVLVDGIDEIPDAERERARGWLRDLMDTYGGDNRWLVTSRPSAVGADWLAEEGFTELTLSAMGRAEVATFIKRWHTAAREGGDTDAKLRTYESQLLTAVRTKPDLGRLATNPLLCGLICALHRDRNGYLPHGRKDLYEAALSMLLSRRDRERDMAVPDLREEPQLDLLQRLAYWLIKNGRTEMDRSRAEEIIARALPAVQEAAALGEAPVVFDHFLQRSGLLRAPASATVEFVHRTFQDFLGARAAVEEGDFGLLTGHADDDQWEDVIRMAVALARPAERVTIIRDLLARGENSSDQRTRARIYLLAAACLEHATTLDPEVRAAVEARTATLIPPANAEEARALAKVGPLVLSLLPGPEKLDDMDAYHVVIAASRVGSDSAVSYLAQFVAHPWPPVRSELLLAWPRFDSAEYADEVVAHLDPAGLQYTVRSEDQLGQLERLAVRPEGLIVRGGVSPGALAAYLGRHRLQAITFASEATLSGLECLRGQSALHTLDIDGCPEMTDLSAIGGLPIRQLSITTGRADLDLRAVAQLGHLEVLTVSGPTGLNWSPRSLPTGAPLRGLLVRGETSPAHGLDGLGSLPALVRLVLNAESSPASAADWQEIRALPRLGSLRVSAASIGAMPAGMTLPGVHSLTLDGTCGEKVLRMVIRRLPLAFPGLGECRLPGKYKPEGDTGIDIGPLGALPGLKEIQLLASRDRVRGVELLPSSTRVFFG; this is encoded by the coding sequence ATGGAGCCCGGCACCATCGGCATCCGACTGGCCTCGGCGGCCGTCGGCCCCCTCATCAAGAGGCTGTTCGTCAGCGAGGGCGGCGGCGCCGGCCTCGTCGACCGGCCGATCCGCATCTCGGGCTATGTGTCCTTCACGGGCGAGAAGCGCTCGCTGACGGACTCCGACCTCCACGACCTCGCCGCCAAACTGGTGAAGCAGGCGCTCCGCACGGGCGAACGTCCCGTCCTCCGGGACGAGGAGCTGGCGGTCATCGACGCCCTCGCGACCACCCTGTACGCCCTCGGCGACCTCACGATGACCGACCTGGACGCCGTCGGGCTCGGATCGGCGGACTTCGCCCGCGAGCTGCGCCGGGCCGCCGGCCGGCCGGAGAAGCACCTGAGCGCCGACGCCACGTACTTCTACGAGCGGCTCGTCGAGGCCGCCTGCGTGCACGTCCTGCAGTTCTTCACGCAACGCTCGACGTTCGTCGCGCACGCACTGGTCCAGCAGACCCGCCGCCTCGCCGAACTGACCGCCAAGGTCGACGAACTGATCCGCCGCGCCCCCCTGCCCGGCGCCGAGGACACCGCGTTCGAGCAGCAGTACCTCCCGTACGTGGAGAACAAGCACAGCAAACTGACCATCTACGGCATCGACCTCATCAACTCCCCGGCACGGTGGCCCCTGGGCGTGGCCTACCTCAGCCTGGAGGTCACCTCGCAGCCGCGCTACGGGCGGACGAGGACCGCCCAGCCGGCCTCGGACGGCGCCGGGCCGGGCGAACCCGATGCCGACCTGGACGTGATCGCGGCGGAATCCATCGCACGCCATGAGGCGCGGGAACGGCTGTCCGGGACGGCATGGGAGCCGCGGACCGGGCCGTTGGCAACCCACGCAGTCGACCTGGTGGAACAGGGTGCCTCCCACCTCCGGAAGCTCTTTCGGACCCTCGCGCCGCAGGCGGCCGACCAGGCCCTGGCCGGGAGCACCCGGGTGCTGCTCCGCGGCGAAGCCGGATCCGGCAAGACCACGCTCGTGCAGTGGCTGGCCGTCACCGCCGCCCGGCAGGACCTCACCCCGCAGACGGAGTACCTGGACGACCGCATCCCCTTCGTCCTGCCGCTGCGCACCCTCACCCGGCACGGCGAACGGCTCCCCGCGCCCGCCGACTTCCTCGCCGCGTCCGGCTGCCCGCTGGGGGCCGAGCAGCCCGCCGGATGGGCCCACCGCATCCTGACGGCGGGCCGGGGCCTCGTCCTCGTCGACGGCATCGACGAGATCCCCGACGCGGAACGGGAACGCGCCCGCGGCTGGCTGCGGGACCTCATGGACACCTACGGCGGGGACAACCGCTGGCTCGTCACCTCCCGCCCCTCCGCCGTCGGCGCGGACTGGCTCGCAGAAGAGGGCTTCACCGAGCTGACCCTGTCCGCCATGGGCCGGGCGGAGGTCGCCACCTTCATCAAGCGGTGGCACACCGCCGCCCGCGAAGGCGGGGACACGGACGCGAAACTCCGCACGTACGAGAGCCAGCTCCTCACCGCCGTACGCACCAAGCCCGACCTCGGACGCCTGGCCACCAACCCGCTGCTGTGCGGCCTGATCTGCGCCCTCCACCGCGACCGCAACGGCTACCTCCCGCACGGCCGCAAGGACCTCTACGAGGCGGCCCTCTCCATGCTGCTGAGCCGCCGCGACCGCGAACGCGACATGGCGGTCCCGGACCTGCGGGAGGAGCCGCAACTCGACCTGCTGCAACGCCTCGCGTACTGGCTGATCAAGAACGGTCGCACGGAGATGGACCGCTCCCGCGCCGAGGAGATCATCGCCCGCGCCCTGCCCGCGGTTCAGGAGGCGGCCGCCCTGGGCGAGGCGCCCGTCGTCTTCGACCACTTCCTCCAGCGCAGCGGACTCCTGCGGGCACCGGCTTCCGCCACCGTGGAGTTCGTCCACCGCACCTTCCAGGACTTCCTCGGCGCCCGGGCCGCGGTCGAGGAGGGCGACTTCGGTCTCCTCACCGGCCACGCCGACGACGACCAGTGGGAGGACGTCATCCGGATGGCCGTCGCCCTCGCCCGGCCTGCCGAGCGCGTCACCATCATCCGCGACCTCCTCGCCCGCGGCGAGAACTCCTCCGACCAGCGCACCCGCGCCCGCATCTACCTGCTCGCCGCCGCCTGCCTCGAACACGCCACCACCCTCGACCCCGAAGTGCGCGCGGCCGTGGAAGCACGCACCGCCACCCTCATCCCCCCGGCGAACGCGGAAGAGGCCCGCGCCCTGGCGAAGGTCGGCCCGCTCGTCCTGAGCCTGCTCCCCGGTCCGGAGAAGCTGGACGACATGGACGCGTACCACGTGGTGATCGCGGCCTCCCGGGTCGGATCGGACTCCGCCGTGTCCTACCTCGCGCAGTTCGTGGCACACCCCTGGCCGCCGGTACGCTCCGAACTCCTCCTTGCCTGGCCGCGCTTCGACAGCGCCGAGTACGCCGACGAGGTCGTCGCACACCTGGATCCGGCGGGTCTGCAGTACACCGTCCGGTCCGAGGACCAGCTGGGCCAGCTGGAACGGCTCGCCGTCCGGCCGGAGGGCCTGATCGTCAGGGGCGGCGTGTCCCCGGGGGCCCTGGCGGCGTACCTCGGCCGGCACAGGCTCCAGGCGATCACGTTCGCGAGCGAAGCCACCTTGTCCGGTCTGGAGTGCCTGCGGGGGCAGTCCGCCCTGCACACGCTCGACATCGACGGCTGCCCGGAGATGACGGACCTCTCCGCGATCGGCGGCCTGCCGATCCGGCAACTGAGCATCACGACGGGCCGGGCGGACCTCGACCTGCGCGCCGTCGCACAGTTGGGCCACCTCGAGGTGCTGACCGTCAGCGGCCCCACCGGTCTGAACTGGTCCCCGCGGTCGCTGCCCACGGGCGCCCCTCTCCGGGGGCTGCTGGTGCGCGGTGAAACGAGCCCCGCGCACGGACTCGACGGGCTCGGTTCCCTGCCCGCGCTCGTGCGCCTCGTGCTCAACGCCGAGTCCAGTCCGGCCTCCGCCGCCGACTGGCAGGAGATCCGGGCCCTGCCCCGCCTCGGCAGCCTCAGGGTGTCCGCGGCCTCGATCGGGGCCATGCCGGCGGGCATGACGCTCCCGGGTGTGCACAGCCTCACCCTGGACGGTACGTGCGGGGAGAAGGTGCTGCGGATGGTGATCCGGCGGCTGCCGCTGGCCTTTCCCGGGCTCGGGGAGTGCCGCTTGCCGGGGAAGTACAAGCCGGAGGGCGACACCGGCATCGACATCGGGCCGCTGGGCGCACTCCCCGGCCTGAAGGAGATTCAGCTCCTCGCGAGCCGGGACCGGGTCCGCGGCGTCGAGCTGCTGCCGTCGTCCACGAGGGTCTTCTTCGGGTGA
- a CDS encoding Lrp/AsnC family transcriptional regulator, protein MDAIDRDILRELQADGRLSNQELAQRVGLTPSPCMRRVRQLEQDGVIQGYRAVIDPEAVERGFEVLVSVEVRRDREAVEAFEAALQDIPDVIEAYRLFGSPGCLLRIAVADLRAYERLWIEKLTALTGITEVNSQIIMKRIKEPTGLPVT, encoded by the coding sequence ATGGATGCCATTGACCGCGATATCTTGCGCGAGCTCCAGGCGGACGGGCGGCTGAGCAACCAGGAGCTCGCCCAGCGGGTGGGGCTGACCCCGTCGCCCTGCATGCGCCGGGTGCGCCAGCTGGAGCAGGACGGGGTGATCCAGGGCTATCGGGCCGTGATCGACCCCGAGGCGGTCGAGCGCGGCTTCGAGGTGCTCGTCTCCGTGGAGGTGCGCCGCGACCGAGAGGCGGTCGAGGCCTTCGAGGCCGCCCTCCAGGACATCCCGGACGTCATCGAGGCCTACCGCCTCTTCGGGAGCCCCGGCTGCCTGCTGCGGATCGCCGTCGCGGACCTGCGCGCGTACGAGCGGCTGTGGATCGAGAAGCTGACCGCCCTCACCGGCATCACCGAGGTCAACTCGCAGATCATCATGAAGCGCATCAAGGAGCCGACCGGCCTGCCGGTCACCTGA
- a CDS encoding MbtH family protein, with protein MSSNPFDDADGRFYVLVNDEGQHSLWPSFAEIPAGWSVVFGEESRQLCLEHVEANWTDLRPKSLRDAMAADRVSADAA; from the coding sequence ATGAGCAGCAACCCGTTCGACGACGCCGATGGCCGGTTCTACGTCTTGGTGAACGACGAGGGCCAGCACTCGCTGTGGCCGTCGTTCGCCGAGATTCCCGCCGGCTGGAGCGTCGTATTCGGCGAGGAAAGCCGCCAGCTGTGCCTGGAGCACGTCGAGGCGAACTGGACCGACCTGCGGCCGAAGAGCCTGCGCGACGCGATGGCCGCGGACCGGGTTTCCGCCGACGCCGCGTGA